Part of the Cetobacterium ceti genome is shown below.
AGATAATACAGATGGAAGTTATGATTCTAGAATGTGGGGATTTGTAAAGGAAAGTAGAATAAAGGGAAAAGCCTTTGTTAGATTCTGGCCTCTTAATAGAATAGGACTTTTAAATTAGGTGATTTTTTGATAAGAGAAGCAAAGTTAGAAGACATAGAAAAAATAGAAAATATGGAAAAAGAGATTTTTCCTAGTAGTTTTTATTCTGTAAATAGTTTAAAAGAAATGATGGAAAATAAAAGCTACTATATATATATGTGTACAGATGAGAAAGATATTTTAGGCTATATTATTTTACATGATAGTATAGATGTAATTGAAATAATGAAAATAGCTACAAAAAAAGATTCTAGAAATATTGGAATCGGGAAAAAACTTTTAGAAAAAACAAAGGAAGTATTTGAACAGAATATTTTTTTAGAAGTGAGAGAATCCAATGAAATAGCCCAAAATTTTTATAAAAATTTTGGATTTACCCAGGTGGGAAGAAGGAAAAACTATTATGGTGACACCGGTGAAGCAGCTATTTTAATGATATATGACAGACAATAAAATTATAGATATAAAAGGAGAAAAAGGTATATGAACAAAGATATTTATTCAAATCCTTTGGCGGAAAGATACAGCTCTAAGGAGATGTTAAAGGTATTTTCCCCAGCAAATAAATTTTCAACATGGAGAAAGTTATGGTACGCTTTAGCTGAATCGGAAAAAGAGTTAGGATTAGATATCACAGATGAGCAATTAAAGGAAATGAAGGAAAATATATATAATATTGACTTTGAACTTGCAGCACAAAAAGAAAGAGAAGTAAGACATGACGTAATGGCTCATGTACATACTTTTGGAACTGCAGCTCCAAAGGCTATGCCTATAATTCACCTAGGAGCAACAAGTGCATTTGTTGGAGATAATACAGATTTAATTCAAATAAAAGAGGGATTAGAATTAGTTAAAGAAAAAATTGTAAATGTTATGGATGGGTTAGCTAAATTCTCTATGGAATATAAAGATTTACCAACTTTAGGATTTACACATTTCCAAGCTGCTCAATTGACAACTGTTGGAAAAAGAGCAACATTATGGTTACAAAGTTTAATGTTAGATTTAGAAGAATTAGAATTTAGACAGGAAACTTTAAGATTTAGAGGAGTTAAAGGAACTACAGGAACACAGGCTAGTTTTGAAGAGCTTTTCAATGGTGATTTTGGAAAGGTTAAAAAATTAGATGAAATGGTTGCTGAGAAAATGGGATTCAATAAAAGATTTATGGTTACAGGACAAACTTATGATAGAAAAGTAGATTCTGAAATTATGAACTTATTAGCTAACATAGCTCAATCTGCACATAAATTCACAAATGATTTAAGATTATTACAACATTTAAAAGAGATTGAAGAACCATTTGAGAAAAAACAAATAGGTTCATCAGCAATGGCATATAAGAGAAATCCTATGAGAAGTGAAAGAATATCTTCCCTTGCTAAATTTGTAATGGCTTTACAACAAAGTACTGGTATGACAGCGGCTACACAGTGGTTTGAAAGAACACTAGATGATTCAGCAAATAAGAGATTATCTTTACCACAAGGATTTTTAGCAATAGATGCTATATTAATCATTTGGAAAAATGTATTAGATGGGTTAGTAGTATATCCAAAAATGATAGAAAAACATATAATGGCAGAATTACCATTTATGGCAACAGAGTATATTATTATGGAAGGTGTAAAAAAAGGTGGAGATAGACAGGAACTTCATGAGAAAATAAGAGTTCACTCTATGGAAGCTGGAAAAATGGTAAAAATTCATGGAGAAGAAAATGATTTAATAGAAAGAATCATTAATGATCCATACTTTAATATAGATAGAGAAAAATTACTTGAAATTTTAGATCCAAAGAACTTTATAGGGTTTGCACCTGAGCAAACTGAAGATTTCATAAGAGTAGAAATACAACCTATATTAGATAAATATAAGTATATGTTAGGAATGGAGGCAGATTTAAAGGTATAATGTTAAAAGGGGAGAAAAGACGAGAAGTATACCTGACAGCCCTAGTACTTTTAGCTCTGTATTTATCATTAGGAGAAACACTTATTCCTAAACCATTTCCTTGGATGAAATTAGGACTTGCAAATATTGCTACAATAATAGCTTTAGAGAAGTTTGATTCTAAAATGGCAATAGAAGTTTTACTTTTAAGAATATTAATTCAAGGATTGATGTTAGGAACAATGTTCACACCTAGTTTTATAATAAGTTTATTATCAGGAGGGGCTAGTACCCTCTTGATGATTTTTTTATATAGATATAGACAAAAGCTCTCTTTAATTGCAATTTGCGTTATGGGAGCTTTTACTCACAATATATGCCAATTAATAATAGTATATTTTTTACTTTTTAGAAATATCAGTATATATAGTAAATCTATATTTATGTTTATATGGGGCTTTTTATTTATGGGGTGCATTTCAGGCGTTATTACAGGATATATTGGTGAAAAATTGAGATTGAGAAGGGGAGCAACAAAATGAGAAAATATTTTGGTACAGATGGAATTAGAGGAGAGGCAAATAAAGAGTTAACAGTTGATTTAGCTTTAAGATTAGGATATGCCCTAGGATATTATTTAAAAGAAAATAATAAAAATAAAAAGAAAATAAGAGTTGTAATGGGTTCTGATACAAGAATTTCAGGATATATGTTAAGATCAGCTTTAATGGCAGGATTAACTTCAATGGGAATAGATATTGACTTTGTAGGAGTACTACCAACACCAGGAGTAGCTTACTTAACAAAGGCCAGTGATGCTGTGGCAGGAATTATGATTTCAGCTTCTCATAATCCAGCAAAGGATAATGGAATAAAAATATTTGCTCAAGATGGATATAAATTACCAGATGAAGTAGAATTAAAGTTAGAGAGTTTAATGGATAACTTAGATGAAATTACTAAGGATTTAGTTCCAGGAGATAAAGTTGGACAGTTTAAATATGCAGATGATGAGTACTATTTATATAGAGACCATTTATTATCTACAGTAAGTGGGGATTTTTCAGGGATGAAAATAATAATAGATGCTGCAAATGGATCTGCCTATAGAATAGCTAAAAGTGTATTTTTAAAACTAGGAGCAGAAATAGTAATTATAAATGATGCTCCAAATGGAACAAATATAAATGTAAAATGTGGATCAACACACCCAGAAATCTTAGCAAAGGTTGTAGTTGGATATGAAGCAGATTTAGGACTTGCCTATGATGGTGATGCAGATAGATTAATAGCTGTAGATAGATTCGGAAATATAATTGATGGAGATAAAATAATTGCTATTTTAGCTTTAGAAATGAAAAAGAAAAATGAATTAAAAGGAAATAAGGTAGTAACAACAGTAATGAGTAACATGGGATTTGAAACATATTTAGAAGAAAAGGGTGCACAACTTTTAAGAGCTAATGTAGGAGATAGATATGTTTTAGAAATGATGAAAAATGAAGGTGCTAATCTTGGTGGAGAGCAATCAGGACATATAATTTTATTAGATCATGGAACTACAGGAGATGGAGTTTTAACATCGTTAAAATTAGTTGAAGCTTTAAGAGATTGTGGGAAAACAATAGATGAACTAGTTAATGAAATTAAAGATTGGCCACAGATTTTAAAAAATGTTAGAGTTGATAATGTTAAAAAAAATCTATGGAATAAAAATGAAAATATAGTTAAATTCATTGAAGAAAAAGAAGAGGAAATGAAAGGTCTAGGAAGAGTTTTAGTTAGAACATCGGGAACTGAACCTATTGTAAGAGTTATGGTTGAAGGAAAAGATAAGGAAGTAGTAGAAAGAGTGGTCGAAGAAATAGCTAAAATTGTTGCAGATGAATTAAAATAAATATAAATAGGAAGGAAGAGGATACTTTAAAATGTATAATAATTTTGCCAAAATATATGACAAATTTATGAAGTATTGTGATTATGATCAGTGGTCTTCATATATTAAAGATAAAATTGAAGAATATCATCCTCAAGGAAAAACTTTACTTGATTTAGGTTGCGGAACAGGGGAAACTTTAATAAGATTAAAGGAAAACTTCCAATGTTCTGGTTTAGATTTATCAAAGGAAATGTTAGAAATTGCCCATAAAAAGTTGAAAAATAAGGGTGTTAATTTATTTATGGGAGATATGAGGGAGTTCAATACAGGAGAAAAATATGATATAATAATCTCTCTTTTTGATACAGTAAATCATTTAACTTCTATAGAAGATTTAGAAGATTTATTTTCAGCAGTAAAAGGAAGCCTAAATGAAAATGGAATATATATATTTGATGTGGTAGATAGAAAATTTATGGAAGCTATGTTTCCAGGAGGAATTTACTACGATGAAAGAAAGGATATGACCATTATTTGGGAGCATTCTAGAGAAGATGATCTAGATTTTGTAGAAGCTAATTTCTTTGTAAAAAATAAAAATAACACTTATGATAAATATAAGGAATATTATGAAAAGAAAATTTTTGACCGGTCAGAAATTGAAAAAGCGGTGAAAAAAAATGATTTATCCTTGTTAACAGTTGCTAAAAATGATAAAATAGCAGGAGAGCGTTATTTTTACGTGGTTAAAAAAAGTTGATTTTTTGAAAAAAAGGAGTAAAATAGTGATGTTCTTTAATAAAGAATTTTTTCACTACGTTTCCCTTCTAGGATTCTTAGGGTTTCTTATAGCTGCAAATATCCTGGTTTTTGTATACTTATATAAACTATTTGAAAAGTATTTTTTCAAGAGTCATATACTTTTTATTATCTTTGTATGCATTGGGGTGTTTAGCGGCTTTTATAATGCATATAAGACGATTATGAAGAAATAGGATGGGAAATATGAACGAGATAAAAAGAGTTTTTAAGAGAGGATTTGTAACCTCGGGAATAATTTTAGTATATGGAATAGTTACATTTAATTATTTAGTTTACTTAGGTATGTTTATAGGGTCCTTACTTTCTATTTTAGGATTTTATCTTATATGTTTAGATGCTAGGGCCAGTGTAATGTCAAACTCTCCTTTTAGAGTAGGAGTTACTGGATATCTGAAAAGATATTGTATATATGGGATATTTTTAGGAGTGACTTTGAAATTTTTTGGAATACCTATGTTTGTCAGTTCAGCAATAGGGCTACTTAGTATAAGATTTAATATTTTACTGATGGCACTATTTGATAATATTAAAAAATTTAAAGCTAAGCATTTAAATTTAAAATAGGAAAGGAGGAGAACAAGAGCGATGAGATTAGGAGGAATTGAATTCTTTACTCCAGCTCTAGTTGAAGGTCCAGCTATATCATTCTTTATACCGATTCCAGCTTCAATGCATTCAATGCCTTTTGTTATGCAAATTGCTGATGGAAAGTACGGACTTCCTGTTTCTTTAACAGTTGTAAGTACTTGGTTTATAATTGCTTTACTATTTGTATTATTTAGAATTGCAACAAGAAAGATGGAAATGGTTCCTTCAAAAGGTCAAGCATTTATAGAATCTTTATATGGGTTCTTAGACGGCGTTATCAGCCAAATGCTTGGTGGATGGGCTAAAGGATATTTTAATTACTTATCAACATTATTTTTGTTCATTTTACCATGTAACTTACTAATGTTTATACCGATTCCATGGGGATCAGTTGAAAATGGTGTGTTAACAGTTGCGCCAGCATTTAGAACACCTACTGCTGATTTAAATACAACAGTTGGGTTAGCACTATTAACAACTATCACTTTCATAGGAACAAGTATTAAATGTAACGGAGTACTTGGTTACTTTAAAGGATTTTTCCAACCTTTACCTTTCATGTTCCCTATAAACGTAGTAGGAGAGTTAGCAAAACCTACAAATATTTCTATACGTTTGTTTGGTAATATGTTTGCAGGAGGGGTAATCATGGGACTTGTCTATATGGCAGCTCCTGCAATAGTTCCAGCACCATTACACTTGTATTTCGATATATTTAGTGGTGTTGTTCAAAGTTTCGTATTTTTAATGCTAAGTATGGTTTATATCCAAGGTTCTCTTGGTGATAGCCAGTATCCAGACGAAGAAAAACTTTAATTTTTCTTATATTAAATTAAACAATAATTAGGAGGTATGAAAATGGATTTAATGTTAGCAAAAACTATCATATTAGCTGCGTCAGCAGTAGGTGCAGGATGTGCAATGATTGCAGGTATTGGACCAGGAATAGGACAAGGTTACGCAGCTGGTAAAGCAGTTGAATCAGTAGCTAGACAACCAGAAGCAAAGGGAGATATCATTTCTACAATGGTACTAGGACAAGCAATATCTGAGTCAACAGGTATTTACTCACTAGTTATCGCATTAATACTTCTATATGCAAATCCATTCATCGGATTATTAGGATAGTTCAATAATAAAACTATTATTAATACTATCTAGAGAAAGGAGGTAGAAGACTTGGCACCAACAAATATGCCTACGGTATCAATTGATATAAATATGTTTTGGCAAATTATCAACTTCTTTATCCTAATGTTTATAGTAGTTAAATATTTTAAGAAGCCTATTGCCAAAGTATTAGAAGCCAGAAAAGAGAAGATAGCAGCGGATATAAAGGCAGCAGAAGAGAGTAATGCCGAAGCTTCTAAATCAAAAAAAGAAGCAGAGGAATTTTTAAGAAATTCTAGAAAACAAGCAACTGAAATAGTTCAGTTAGCTGAAAAGAAAGCAGAAACTAGAAAAGAAGAAATTCTTTCTGAAGCTATGATCCAAAGAGATAAAATGCTTAAAACTGCTGAATTAGAAATTCATAAAATGAGAGAAACTGCTCAGAAAACTCTTGAAGCTGAAATGAACGGATTAGCTGTTAAATTAGCAGAAAAGATCATTAGAGAAAACTTA
Proteins encoded:
- the rimI gene encoding ribosomal protein S18-alanine N-acetyltransferase; this encodes MIREAKLEDIEKIENMEKEIFPSSFYSVNSLKEMMENKSYYIYMCTDEKDILGYIILHDSIDVIEIMKIATKKDSRNIGIGKKLLEKTKEVFEQNIFLEVRESNEIAQNFYKNFGFTQVGRRKNYYGDTGEAAILMIYDRQ
- the purB gene encoding adenylosuccinate lyase; this translates as MNKDIYSNPLAERYSSKEMLKVFSPANKFSTWRKLWYALAESEKELGLDITDEQLKEMKENIYNIDFELAAQKEREVRHDVMAHVHTFGTAAPKAMPIIHLGATSAFVGDNTDLIQIKEGLELVKEKIVNVMDGLAKFSMEYKDLPTLGFTHFQAAQLTTVGKRATLWLQSLMLDLEELEFRQETLRFRGVKGTTGTQASFEELFNGDFGKVKKLDEMVAEKMGFNKRFMVTGQTYDRKVDSEIMNLLANIAQSAHKFTNDLRLLQHLKEIEEPFEKKQIGSSAMAYKRNPMRSERISSLAKFVMALQQSTGMTAATQWFERTLDDSANKRLSLPQGFLAIDAILIIWKNVLDGLVVYPKMIEKHIMAELPFMATEYIIMEGVKKGGDRQELHEKIRVHSMEAGKMVKIHGEENDLIERIINDPYFNIDREKLLEILDPKNFIGFAPEQTEDFIRVEIQPILDKYKYMLGMEADLKV
- a CDS encoding Gx transporter family protein, producing the protein MLKGEKRREVYLTALVLLALYLSLGETLIPKPFPWMKLGLANIATIIALEKFDSKMAIEVLLLRILIQGLMLGTMFTPSFIISLLSGGASTLLMIFLYRYRQKLSLIAICVMGAFTHNICQLIIVYFLLFRNISIYSKSIFMFIWGFLFMGCISGVITGYIGEKLRLRRGATK
- the glmM gene encoding phosphoglucosamine mutase yields the protein MRKYFGTDGIRGEANKELTVDLALRLGYALGYYLKENNKNKKKIRVVMGSDTRISGYMLRSALMAGLTSMGIDIDFVGVLPTPGVAYLTKASDAVAGIMISASHNPAKDNGIKIFAQDGYKLPDEVELKLESLMDNLDEITKDLVPGDKVGQFKYADDEYYLYRDHLLSTVSGDFSGMKIIIDAANGSAYRIAKSVFLKLGAEIVIINDAPNGTNINVKCGSTHPEILAKVVVGYEADLGLAYDGDADRLIAVDRFGNIIDGDKIIAILALEMKKKNELKGNKVVTTVMSNMGFETYLEEKGAQLLRANVGDRYVLEMMKNEGANLGGEQSGHIILLDHGTTGDGVLTSLKLVEALRDCGKTIDELVNEIKDWPQILKNVRVDNVKKNLWNKNENIVKFIEEKEEEMKGLGRVLVRTSGTEPIVRVMVEGKDKEVVERVVEEIAKIVADELK
- a CDS encoding class I SAM-dependent DNA methyltransferase gives rise to the protein MYNNFAKIYDKFMKYCDYDQWSSYIKDKIEEYHPQGKTLLDLGCGTGETLIRLKENFQCSGLDLSKEMLEIAHKKLKNKGVNLFMGDMREFNTGEKYDIIISLFDTVNHLTSIEDLEDLFSAVKGSLNENGIYIFDVVDRKFMEAMFPGGIYYDERKDMTIIWEHSREDDLDFVEANFFVKNKNNTYDKYKEYYEKKIFDRSEIEKAVKKNDLSLLTVAKNDKIAGERYFYVVKKS
- a CDS encoding AtpZ/AtpI family protein, with the protein product MFFNKEFFHYVSLLGFLGFLIAANILVFVYLYKLFEKYFFKSHILFIIFVCIGVFSGFYNAYKTIMKK
- a CDS encoding ATPase, which produces MNEIKRVFKRGFVTSGIILVYGIVTFNYLVYLGMFIGSLLSILGFYLICLDARASVMSNSPFRVGVTGYLKRYCIYGIFLGVTLKFFGIPMFVSSAIGLLSIRFNILLMALFDNIKKFKAKHLNLK
- the atpB gene encoding F0F1 ATP synthase subunit A; this encodes MRLGGIEFFTPALVEGPAISFFIPIPASMHSMPFVMQIADGKYGLPVSLTVVSTWFIIALLFVLFRIATRKMEMVPSKGQAFIESLYGFLDGVISQMLGGWAKGYFNYLSTLFLFILPCNLLMFIPIPWGSVENGVLTVAPAFRTPTADLNTTVGLALLTTITFIGTSIKCNGVLGYFKGFFQPLPFMFPINVVGELAKPTNISIRLFGNMFAGGVIMGLVYMAAPAIVPAPLHLYFDIFSGVVQSFVFLMLSMVYIQGSLGDSQYPDEEKL
- the atpE gene encoding ATP synthase F0 subunit C → MDLMLAKTIILAASAVGAGCAMIAGIGPGIGQGYAAGKAVESVARQPEAKGDIISTMVLGQAISESTGIYSLVIALILLYANPFIGLLG
- the atpF gene encoding F0F1 ATP synthase subunit B, producing the protein MAPTNMPTVSIDINMFWQIINFFILMFIVVKYFKKPIAKVLEARKEKIAADIKAAEESNAEASKSKKEAEEFLRNSRKQATEIVQLAEKKAETRKEEILSEAMIQRDKMLKTAELEIHKMRETAQKTLEAEMNGLAVKLAEKIIRENLDANMNAALADKFIDEVGEVR